From a single Nitrospira sp. genomic region:
- a CDS encoding aminotransferase class IV gives MAQLQRPTFAFMNRRLVPWNEATLHIGCEASIRGLNVFEGLKGYWQTDGQFKIVMVRQHYERLKRSARLLHIPFELSFEEYLGAIDQLVGALAAPEKDMWARTTLFVTDGHWGENTVSDLVVTAYHQEKKLPSAIRLGMSTWRRSSDVALPARIKTGSNYQVSRLARIEGRPLGYEDMVLLNQSGRVAEATGSCLLMVRDETVFTPPATEGALESITLDIVELLAQSMHIKFVRRPIDRTELLIADEIGLCGTLCEITVASSIEGLPLSEKSPILGAIQQRYFEAVRGTSPHPEVNLTILPSVKSAR, from the coding sequence GTGGCACAATTGCAGAGGCCCACATTCGCATTCATGAATAGGAGGCTCGTTCCCTGGAACGAAGCGACGCTGCACATCGGATGTGAAGCGTCGATACGTGGGCTAAACGTGTTTGAAGGACTTAAGGGGTACTGGCAGACGGATGGACAATTCAAAATCGTCATGGTGCGGCAGCACTATGAGCGACTGAAGCGCTCTGCTCGCCTACTTCATATTCCGTTTGAGCTCAGTTTCGAGGAGTATCTTGGAGCGATCGATCAATTGGTCGGAGCATTAGCCGCTCCAGAAAAAGATATGTGGGCCCGTACGACGCTTTTTGTGACAGACGGACATTGGGGAGAAAATACCGTATCGGATCTTGTCGTCACGGCCTATCACCAGGAGAAAAAGCTGCCGTCGGCGATACGACTTGGGATGAGTACCTGGAGGCGTAGCAGCGATGTCGCTTTACCTGCCCGCATCAAGACGGGTAGCAATTACCAGGTTTCCCGTCTGGCAAGAATCGAAGGAAGGCCGTTAGGCTATGAGGATATGGTATTGTTGAACCAATCCGGTCGCGTGGCTGAGGCGACTGGTTCGTGCTTGCTGATGGTGCGGGACGAGACCGTTTTTACCCCACCGGCTACAGAGGGAGCACTCGAAAGCATTACGCTCGATATCGTGGAATTGTTGGCTCAATCAATGCACATCAAGTTCGTCCGACGACCCATCGATCGAACAGAATTGTTGATTGCAGATGAGATCGGTCTTTGTGGAACACTATGCGAAATTACCGTAGCCTCATCGATTGAGGGACTACCATTATCCGAGAAATCACCGATACTTGGTGCGATTCAACAACGCTATTTTGAAGCAGTTCGGGGAACCAGCCCCCACCCAGAGGTGAACTTGACGATTCTTCCCTCGGTGAAATCAGCGAGGTAG
- a CDS encoding DUF4910 domain-containing protein: MHDLMAALYPICRSITGEGVRETLRLIQKCIPLEMREVSSGTNVFDWTVPLEWNVSDAYVLNKEGKRVIDFKEHNLHLMSYSTPVRKKMSLTELKPHLFTLPDHPEWIPYRTSYYKENWGFCLRHADLERLPDGEYEVVIDSYLQPGSLTYGEVYLQGELPDEILISCHVCHPSLCNDNLSGITVAVKLAETMAACQRRYSYRFLFIPGTIGSITWLAQNEERISRVKHGLVLTGVGDGGHITYKKSRRGDAEIDRAMAHVLKHSERPSTIIDFFPYGYDERQYCSPAFNLPIGCFMRTPHGEYPEYHSSADNLDFVKAESLIESYDRCLETLQLLEENRMYVNQNPKCEPQLGRRGLYRAVAGHQEKQSRELAMLWTLNGSDGSATLLDIAERADIPFRHLHAAAIELERVGLLRECAVTRSVDT; encoded by the coding sequence ATGCATGATCTGATGGCTGCGCTCTACCCGATATGTCGAAGCATCACGGGTGAAGGGGTCAGAGAAACTCTTCGCTTGATCCAAAAGTGCATCCCGCTTGAAATGCGAGAGGTTTCCAGTGGAACGAATGTGTTTGATTGGACGGTTCCCTTGGAGTGGAACGTATCGGATGCCTACGTCCTGAACAAGGAAGGAAAGAGAGTCATTGACTTTAAAGAACACAATTTACATCTGATGAGCTACAGCACACCGGTGAGAAAAAAGATGTCCCTGACGGAGCTGAAGCCTCATTTATTCACGCTGCCCGACCATCCAGAGTGGATTCCATATCGAACATCCTACTACAAAGAGAACTGGGGATTTTGCCTTCGACACGCAGATTTGGAACGATTGCCTGATGGCGAGTATGAGGTCGTCATCGATTCGTATCTTCAGCCTGGCTCGCTCACATATGGCGAGGTGTATTTACAAGGTGAGCTTCCTGATGAGATTCTCATCTCATGTCATGTATGCCATCCCTCGCTATGTAACGACAATTTGTCCGGTATCACAGTGGCAGTGAAGCTTGCGGAAACGATGGCTGCTTGCCAAAGACGATATTCATATCGCTTTCTCTTTATTCCAGGGACAATTGGGTCGATTACGTGGCTGGCGCAGAATGAAGAGCGAATATCTCGTGTTAAGCACGGATTAGTCCTGACAGGAGTGGGCGATGGCGGACATATCACGTATAAGAAGAGCCGTCGAGGTGATGCGGAGATCGATCGGGCGATGGCACATGTGTTAAAGCATTCTGAAAGGCCATCTACCATCATAGATTTTTTCCCGTATGGGTATGACGAGCGCCAGTATTGTTCTCCGGCTTTTAACCTACCCATCGGGTGTTTCATGCGGACTCCGCATGGCGAATATCCGGAATACCACTCGTCTGCGGACAACCTGGATTTTGTGAAGGCTGAATCGTTGATTGAGTCGTATGACCGATGCCTAGAAACGCTCCAATTGTTGGAGGAGAATCGGATGTACGTCAATCAGAACCCGAAGTGCGAACCGCAGCTTGGGCGTCGGGGTTTGTATCGGGCCGTGGCAGGGCACCAGGAGAAACAGTCCAGGGAGTTGGCCATGCTATGGACACTAAATGGGTCGGATGGAAGTGCGACCTTGCTCGATATTGCCGAGCGTGCGGACATTCCATTCCGTCATCTTCATGCGGCCGCGATTGAATTGGAGCGGGTGGGACTTTTGCGCGAGTGTGCCGTTACTCGAAGCGTAGACACCTAG
- the rfbC gene encoding dTDP-4-dehydrorhamnose 3,5-epimerase has protein sequence MIFAETSLKGAFLIDLEPIRDERGLFARTWCQEEFEANGLEGTWVQSSISVNRRRGTFRGMHYQAFPSEEIKLVRCTMGAIYDVIVDLRPHSPTYRQHVGVTLSADNHRTIYIPKQFAHGFLTLADNSEVSYHMSEFHNPASARGFRWDDPAFQIVWPEPILVMSEKDRAWPAFTVDVPSRYDFH, from the coding sequence ATGATATTCGCCGAAACCTCGCTGAAGGGGGCCTTTCTCATCGACCTGGAGCCGATACGAGACGAGCGCGGATTGTTTGCGAGGACATGGTGCCAGGAGGAGTTTGAAGCTAACGGACTTGAGGGAACCTGGGTGCAATCGAGCATTTCTGTGAACAGGCGAAGAGGCACGTTCCGGGGGATGCATTACCAAGCGTTCCCGAGCGAAGAAATCAAATTGGTCCGGTGTACGATGGGTGCGATTTACGATGTGATCGTGGACTTACGACCGCACTCACCGACGTATCGTCAGCATGTGGGCGTTACCCTGTCGGCGGACAATCATAGGACAATCTATATCCCAAAACAGTTTGCCCATGGGTTTCTCACGCTCGCAGACAATAGCGAAGTGTCATACCATATGTCGGAGTTTCATAATCCTGCTAGTGCTCGAGGATTTCGATGGGATGATCCCGCGTTCCAGATCGTCTGGCCTGAACCCATTCTGGTCATGTCGGAGAAGGATCGAGCATGGCCAGCATTTACCGTAGATGTTCCATCCAGATATGACTTTCACTAA
- a CDS encoding class I SAM-dependent methyltransferase yields the protein MGRSRCRSCGSTLEQTFVDLGMSPLANSYIKSEQRNRMEPFYPLHVYVCGQCLLVQLEEFSTPHDIFSDYAYFSSFSDSWLAHAKLYVDMIVERFSLGRDSRVVEIASNDGYLLQNFVARGIPALGVEPAANVAEVAKTNGITTKVAFFGEKAARDIVAEGWAADLIIGNNVLAHVPDLNDFVGGLKLLLKTRGLITMEFPHLLQLMEQNQFDTIYHEHFSYFSFLAVEQVFARHGMKLFDVEELSTHGGSLRIYAAHQDDASKPIGQRAKELKSREEALGFGRFDHYLSFGPQVEATKRKLLSFLISAKQEGKQVVGYGAPAKGNTLLNYCGVRTDLINCTVDRSPHKQGHFLPGVRIPIYGPERIREAQPDYLLILPWNIREEIMEQMSHIREWGGKFVVPIPEVKVYT from the coding sequence ATGGGACGGTCGCGCTGTCGGTCATGTGGTTCAACGCTTGAACAAACCTTCGTTGATCTCGGCATGTCTCCGTTGGCAAACTCCTATATCAAGTCTGAGCAACGCAATCGCATGGAACCGTTCTATCCTCTGCACGTGTACGTCTGTGGACAGTGCCTTCTGGTGCAACTGGAAGAGTTCTCGACCCCACACGATATTTTTTCAGACTATGCATACTTCTCCTCTTTTTCGGACTCATGGCTGGCTCATGCGAAGCTGTATGTCGACATGATCGTCGAACGCTTCTCGTTGGGGCGAGACTCCAGAGTAGTTGAGATCGCCAGCAACGATGGATATCTGTTGCAGAACTTTGTGGCTCGGGGTATTCCGGCTCTTGGAGTCGAGCCCGCGGCGAACGTGGCCGAAGTGGCGAAAACCAATGGAATTACTACCAAAGTGGCGTTCTTTGGGGAGAAAGCAGCGCGTGATATCGTTGCAGAAGGATGGGCAGCGGATCTGATCATCGGGAACAATGTGTTGGCTCATGTCCCTGATCTCAATGATTTTGTCGGAGGCCTCAAGCTTTTGTTGAAGACTCGTGGATTGATCACGATGGAATTTCCGCATCTGCTTCAGTTGATGGAACAGAATCAATTCGACACGATTTATCACGAGCATTTCTCCTATTTTTCGTTCCTGGCGGTTGAGCAGGTTTTCGCTCGACATGGGATGAAACTATTTGACGTGGAGGAGTTGTCAACACATGGTGGGTCACTACGTATCTATGCGGCGCATCAGGACGATGCCTCGAAGCCAATCGGACAGCGTGCGAAGGAGTTGAAATCCCGAGAAGAGGCGTTAGGGTTCGGACGTTTCGACCATTATCTCTCGTTTGGTCCTCAGGTTGAGGCAACGAAACGAAAACTTCTGTCATTCTTGATCTCTGCGAAGCAGGAGGGAAAGCAGGTTGTCGGTTACGGGGCGCCGGCGAAAGGGAACACGCTGCTGAACTACTGTGGTGTGCGGACGGATCTTATCAATTGCACCGTCGATCGCAGCCCGCACAAGCAAGGACACTTTCTCCCTGGTGTGCGCATTCCAATCTATGGTCCCGAACGGATTCGAGAAGCACAGCCGGATTATTTACTGATTTTACCGTGGAATATCCGGGAGGAGATTATGGAGCAAATGAGCCATATTCGCGAGTGGGGCGGAAAGTTCGTCGTCCCGATACCCGAAGTCAAAGTGTACACATGA
- a CDS encoding SDR family oxidoreductase, with protein MKVLITGNMGYVGPVVLRHLRHSHRAAELVGYDAGFFAHCLTGASHFPESRADVQFFGDIRSVPDEVLRGVDAVVHLCAISNDPMGASFEDVTIDINYKASIELARKAKRAGASKFVFASSCSVYGFAEGGARREEDMLNPLTAYAKSKVKTEQDLAELASETFTTTCLRFSTACGMSDRLRLDLVLNDFVASAIVSKRINILSDGTPWRPLIHVKDMARAIDWAVQRDHRDGGAYLTINVGSDGWNYQVRDLAQAVAKVVPDVAVSINKDAQPDKRSYRVSFDKFSKLAQGFLPEVDLESAVQDLRTGLTAMKFNDPEFRTGEYIRLVTLKRLRESGQLTNSLVWEDRTGL; from the coding sequence ATGAAGGTTCTCATCACAGGGAATATGGGGTATGTCGGGCCGGTGGTGTTGCGCCACCTGCGGCATTCACATCGGGCTGCAGAGTTAGTCGGATACGACGCAGGGTTTTTTGCGCATTGCCTGACGGGTGCCTCGCACTTCCCTGAGAGCCGAGCCGATGTGCAATTTTTCGGGGATATCCGATCCGTGCCTGATGAAGTTCTGCGTGGCGTCGATGCGGTGGTCCACCTCTGTGCGATCTCCAATGATCCCATGGGGGCAAGCTTCGAGGATGTCACGATCGATATCAATTACAAGGCCAGCATCGAGTTGGCTCGAAAGGCTAAGCGGGCAGGGGCTTCCAAATTCGTGTTTGCATCTAGCTGTAGCGTATACGGATTTGCCGAGGGCGGGGCACGACGTGAAGAGGACATGCTGAATCCGCTCACCGCGTATGCGAAATCGAAGGTGAAAACCGAGCAAGACCTTGCCGAACTTGCCTCAGAGACCTTCACGACCACTTGTCTTCGGTTCTCCACGGCGTGCGGGATGAGTGACCGGTTGCGATTGGACCTTGTCCTGAACGATTTCGTGGCGAGCGCCATCGTGTCGAAACGTATCAATATCTTGAGCGATGGGACACCGTGGCGTCCGTTGATTCACGTCAAGGACATGGCTCGCGCGATTGATTGGGCCGTACAGCGCGACCATCGGGATGGAGGGGCCTATCTGACGATCAATGTGGGAAGTGATGGGTGGAACTATCAGGTCAGGGATCTGGCCCAGGCAGTGGCCAAAGTTGTTCCGGATGTCGCGGTGTCGATCAATAAAGATGCGCAGCCAGATAAACGGTCCTATCGGGTGAGTTTTGACAAGTTCTCGAAGCTGGCCCAAGGTTTTCTGCCTGAGGTAGATCTTGAGTCCGCCGTGCAGGATCTTCGCACTGGGCTCACGGCCATGAAATTTAATGATCCCGAATTTCGGACAGGTGAATATATACGGCTTGTCACCTTGAAAAGGTTGCGGGAAAGCGGGCAACTGACAAATAGTCTTGTATGGGAAGACCGGACGGGTTTGTAA
- the rfbF gene encoding glucose-1-phosphate cytidylyltransferase, whose translation MKAVILAGGMGTRLSEETSLRPKPMVEIGGKPILWHIMKIYAAQGVKEFIIALGYKGEMIKEYFLNFYAFNKDISVDLGSGKTTIHDGKQHEDWTVHLVDTGLHTQTGGRLKQLKKWLEHDKTFLFTYGDGVSDVDIKATIKFHESQGRLATVTTVLPPARFGRLEFDHDRIVAFREKPHGDEGWINGGFYVLDRKTLEYIKGDETVWEKEPLERLTKENQLTGYRHERFWSCMDTLKEKVYLEDLWQSGKAPWKVW comes from the coding sequence ATGAAAGCAGTAATTCTTGCAGGAGGAATGGGAACTCGGCTATCCGAAGAGACCTCACTGCGGCCTAAACCCATGGTCGAAATCGGAGGGAAGCCGATTCTGTGGCATATCATGAAGATCTATGCAGCCCAGGGCGTGAAGGAGTTCATTATTGCCCTCGGTTACAAGGGAGAAATGATTAAGGAATACTTCCTTAACTTTTACGCCTTCAATAAAGATATTTCGGTCGATCTTGGAAGCGGGAAGACGACAATTCATGATGGGAAACAGCATGAAGATTGGACGGTCCATCTCGTGGATACCGGTCTACATACTCAGACAGGGGGCCGTCTTAAGCAGCTCAAGAAATGGCTTGAGCACGATAAGACCTTCTTGTTTACATACGGAGACGGGGTCTCAGATGTGGACATCAAGGCTACGATCAAGTTCCATGAGTCACAGGGTAGATTGGCTACGGTGACAACGGTTTTGCCTCCTGCGAGGTTTGGACGGCTGGAGTTCGATCATGATCGCATTGTCGCTTTTCGTGAAAAACCTCATGGCGATGAAGGCTGGATCAACGGAGGGTTCTATGTCCTCGATCGTAAGACTCTTGAATATATCAAAGGTGATGAAACGGTGTGGGAGAAAGAGCCGCTCGAACGACTTACGAAAGAAAATCAACTGACGGGCTATCGGCATGAGCGATTTTGGTCCTGTATGGATACTTTGAAGGAAAAAGTCTATTTAGAGGATCTCTGGCAGTCAGGAAAGGCGCCATGGAAAGTGTGGTAG
- a CDS encoding PilZ domain-containing protein, with translation MTSTDWEWAIGDSHKNHNERVALLRPIPYEMISSEQGGNSCRAKGGRALSLNISSGGMLILMDQTPAIEQVLKIHVPTPVAIAETPTLAEVRWIRRLPFGKSNGNVMHFVGLRFMF, from the coding sequence GTGACGTCAACGGATTGGGAATGGGCAATAGGGGATAGTCATAAAAATCACAATGAACGGGTGGCGCTACTGAGGCCGATCCCGTATGAAATGATATCTTCCGAGCAGGGTGGTAATAGTTGTAGGGCAAAGGGCGGGAGAGCATTGTCACTGAATATTAGTAGCGGTGGTATGTTGATCCTGATGGATCAGACCCCAGCCATCGAGCAGGTGCTGAAAATCCACGTGCCAACACCTGTAGCAATTGCTGAGACACCAACGCTTGCAGAGGTTCGGTGGATCAGAAGACTGCCGTTCGGAAAGTCAAATGGTAATGTAATGCACTTCGTCGGTCTGAGGTTCATGTTTTGA
- a CDS encoding response regulator transcription factor has product MTDLPKGIDQTDALADQRAGSGIVVLSASMQLLHMNRQAAELAKKINAAEHGGNTAVSARGVLPTAMTELCAEIIKALHIRTEAKDWEQFELKRVTGDPNQPILLRGFGLPDRGGVQYARLVVTMEELGRKQNLNTEHARERFQLTNREQSVVEHLAKGWTNKEIANALQITEQTVKEHIKHIMRKTNATTRTGILVQIFNS; this is encoded by the coding sequence ATGACCGACTTGCCTAAAGGTATCGACCAAACGGATGCGCTTGCTGATCAGAGAGCAGGGTCGGGTATTGTAGTGCTTTCAGCGTCCATGCAACTTCTGCATATGAATCGGCAAGCTGCAGAGCTTGCGAAGAAGATCAACGCTGCCGAGCATGGCGGTAACACTGCGGTCTCAGCACGAGGAGTTCTCCCAACAGCTATGACTGAACTCTGCGCAGAAATCATCAAGGCCCTTCATATACGAACAGAGGCCAAAGATTGGGAACAATTCGAACTCAAACGCGTAACGGGCGATCCTAATCAGCCAATCCTCCTAAGAGGGTTCGGCTTGCCCGATCGAGGAGGCGTTCAGTACGCCAGGTTGGTAGTTACGATGGAAGAGTTGGGGCGAAAACAAAACTTGAACACGGAACATGCGCGAGAACGGTTCCAGTTAACAAATCGTGAGCAGTCTGTCGTTGAACATTTAGCGAAAGGGTGGACTAATAAAGAGATTGCTAATGCCCTCCAAATCACAGAACAAACCGTAAAGGAACACATCAAACATATCATGCGAAAAACCAACGCCACAACTCGAACAGGGATTCTTGTCCAAATCTT